A window of Helicobacter pylori genomic DNA:
TAAACATGGTTTTCAAACAAAAAAAACAATTGGGAAAAATCGTTGCTAAAATGCGAAAACAACAAAGTTTCCACATTAAACAAAAACAACAAAAAAAACAAAGAAGAAAAAACAACCTTATGCGTGTATATTTTTTGGTAAAAATTCATCTATAACCTAATCATTGCCTAATCATTCTTGCTGAAGAAACTATCAATGCCATCAGCAATGCCCTTAGCCAAGATTTTTTGATACGGTTTGCTTTGGATGCGTTTAGATTCTATCGCATGGGAATTATAACCAATTTCTATTAAGATTGAAGGCATTAAAGCCCCGGCTAACACCCAAAAAGGTCCCTCTCTCACGCCCCCATCTACCACATCAGGGTAATTTTTGCGGATATTTTGGAGCATGCCGTATTGCACATCAATCGCTAATTTGTTAGAAACGATCAATCGTTGCGTGTTGAGTGAATTTAAAAGCAAACTTTTAGAAAAATAATCCATCAAATTCACATCGTCTTTATTTTCTTGCTCAGCCACTTTCCTAGCCCTTTCACTCCTTGCGGTGGATAAAAAATAAGTCTCTATGCCATGAGCGTTGGAGGTGGAGTGTTTGGGGATGGAATTGGCATGCACTGAGATGAATAAATCTGCGCTTTTTTTATTGGCTAATTCCGTGCGAGCCACCAAATCAATATAAATGTCCTTATCCCTTGTCAATAAAACGCTATAGCCTCTTTTTTTAAGCTCTTTATGCAAACACTTCACCACTTCTAAAACAATGTCTTTTTCACAAACCAAATTCGCGCTCATCGCCCCGCAATCCTTCCCCCCATGCCCCGCGTCTAAAACGATTTTTTTGTGTTTTTTGCGTTTGGTTTTGATCCAAGCATCATTGTTTTGCTCTATAAAGACTTGGTTCTTATTCTCATTTTCTATTTCTTTTTTAGGAATTTCTTTTTTAGGAATTTCTTTTTTAGGAATTCTTTTTTAGGAATTTCTTTTTTAGGAATTTCTTTTTTAGGAATTTCTTTTTTAGGAATTTCTTTTTTTAGGAAAATTTTTCTTTTTAGGAATTTCTTTTTTAGGAATTTCTTTTTAGGAATTTCTTTTTTAGCGCTCTTTTCGTTTAATGGAGGATGCACATGCTTTGAGCGTGCATGCTTATGGGGCGTTTTTCCTTTAGCCTCTTTAATCTCTTTGGTCTTTTTAGTTTCTTTAGTTTCTTTTTTAACGACCTTAGGGGTAGGTTTTATTGCGGTGTGTTTGGGTGGTTTGGGCGTTATCTTATGCCCTTTGAAGGGCTTTTTATCCACGATAGAAACATAGAGCTTGTCTTTAAGGGTTTTGACTTCATAAGTCATTTTAGGGGTATAGCCCATGACCACTCGCGCTAATTTAGGGCTAAACTGCGCGATCGTAATGAAAGATTGATGAGAAAATTGGTAATGCTTTTTAGGGATGGTTAAAACGGCTTCTAATTCCAAATAACTCTTAAAATTTTTGAGCGAAACTTCTTTGAATTTCTTAACTTCTTGATTGAAGATGATTTTAACGCTGCTAGAGCCAAAAGGCACGATGTTGATAATTTTAAGGGTTGTAGCATAAGCATAATGCAACCACAAAAAACATGCAACAACCCCTAACCTTACAAGCACTACAACTTAACCCTCTGTAAGCTCTTTGATTAATTCATGCACGCTGATAATCTTATCCACTCTATAGCCATTAGCCCCGGTGAAATAAAGCCCCTCTTCTCTGTTACCCAAATAACTGCGCCCCAAACCATCAGCGATGCAATAGCCCACCTTTTTAGCTTCTTCACCCCTATTGCAAGGCGCTACGCAATTGCTCACGCATGCGATTTTAGGCGCATTACCCTCTTCAATGCGCTTGATCACTCCCGTATTAATAGCCCTAGCCGGATAACCCACAGGCGATTTAATGAGCAAAATATCTTCTTTTTTGAGCGTGGGCAAAAGATCAGCATACGCTTTAGCGTCGCACTCTTTAGTGCCTAAAAAACGAGTCGCCATCTGCACCCCACTCGCTCCAAGGCTTAACATGGTGTCTATATCTTTCCTATCCCAAATCCCCCCAGCTGCAATAATGGGGATATTCCCCCATTCTTTAGAAGCTTCCACGACTTTAGGGACTAAGTTTTCTAACTGAAACTCTTCTTTAAAACAATCTTCATATTTAAAGCCTTGATGCCCCCCACTCAAAGGCCCTTCCACAATAAATGCATCCGGGATTCTTTTATAACGATCGCTCCACCTTTTGCAAAGGATTTTTAAGGCTTTCGCTGAAGAAATAATAGGGATGAGCGCCACATCGCTAAAATCCTTAGCGAATTCAGGCATGTTCGTGGGCAAGCCAGCCCCTGTAATAATAATATCCGCTCCCGCCTCGCAAGAATCCCTTAAAACACGGCCATAGTCATTGATAGCGTATAAGATATTCGCCCCTAAAGGGTTGTTACCGCAAATCTTCCTAGCGTTTGCAAAGATCTCATTCAACGCTTTTTTGGAGTAAAAATTCAACGCTTCAAAGGGTTTTTTAGCCACAATCCTTTCCACAAAACGCATGTTTTTATAATAGCCAGTCCCTACGGCTGAAATCACTCCTAAAGCCCCTTCTTTAGCAACATTTCCAGCTAGTTCGTCCCAGCTAATTCCCACCCCCATGCCCCCTTGAAAGATAGGGAATCTTATGGTGTGCTTACCGATTTTTAGCGGTTTGAGTGTTGATACCATAGCTTTTTCCTTAATATTAGTTAATATTTAGTTTCATGAATCTTTTCTTACCAAGTTGTATAACATAATTTCCTTTAACAAAACGATAACTCTCATTTTTTATTACTTCTTGGTTGATCCTCACTCCCCCCCCTTGTATATCGCGCCTGGCTTGTGAAGTGGATGGGCAAAAGCCAATTTGTTTTAACACATCTAAAATCCCAACCCCCTCATCAAAATCGCTCTCTGATAAGATTTCTGGCAAAAGGTTCGCGCTAAACACTTTAGAAAATTGCTCTTTAGCCTTAATGGCTTGATCATTGTCATAATAACGAGCTACGATTTCACTAGCGAGATCTTCTTTAACGGCTTTAGGGTGTAAGGTTTGATTTAAAATGCCATGTTTTAAGTCTTCAATTTCTTCTAAGGTCTTAGCGCTCAAAAGGGTGTAATACCGCCACATGAGATCATCGCTCACGCTCATAAGCTTCCCAAACATCGCATTAGGCTCTTCAGTGATCCCCACATAATTCCCCAAGCTTTTACTCATTTTTTGCACCCCATCAAGCCCTTCTAATAACGGCATGGTGATGACAGACTGCTCTTTATTCAAGCCATAAGCGCGTTGCAAAAAGCGCCCCACTAGCAAATTAAACTTTTGATCATTGCCCCCAAGCTCAATATCTGCATCCATCGCCACTGAATCATAGCCTTGCAGCAAGGGGTATAAAAATTCCACGATGCTAATGGGGCGGTTTTCTTTGTAGCGTTTGGTAAAATCGTCCCTTTCTAGCATTCTAGCGACTGAAAATTTCGCGCACAATTCTACCATACCTTTTGCGCCTAAATGATCAAGCCAAGTGGAATTAAAGCACACCTCCGTGTGTTTTTGATCTAAAATCTTATAGATTTGCTCTTCATAAGTTTTTGCGTTTTCTAAGACTTGCTCTCGATTTAGGGGCTTTCTTGTTTCATTTTTTCCTGTGGGATCGCCTATCATAGCGGTAAAATCCCCAATCAAAAACTTGACTCTCGCCCCATATTGTTGCAACAAAGCCAATTTTTGGATCAATACCGTATGTCCTAAATGCAAATCAGGAGCGGTCGGATCAAACCCAGCTTTAACGATAAAGCGTTCATTGGTTTCATAATATTTTCTCACCAGCTTTTTAATGTATTCTAATCCAATAATTTCATTAGCGCCTCTAGCGATTTCTTTTAAGGCGGTACTGATTTTTTGTTCCATGTTGATTCCTTAATGGGGCTTATTATAGTTCATAAGCATCGCCCAAACTAGACAATTCTACAATCCTGTCTTGGTATTTGCGATTGATTAAAGCCCTAATCCAATCTGATTTATCTGTCGCCACTTCAAAACTCACTTCACAATGGCTGGAATATTTGTCTTTATAGCCTAAGTAAGACACGCCCACAATATTGCATTCATTCCTGTTTAAAAAAGTTAATAAACCCGCTAAGACCGACTTTTTCTCCCCTAAATAAAACATCATTTTATAAATCGTCCGATCCCTTTTATGCCATTCTATATAAACCATCGGCACTTTAGCGTCCACTTCCACCATCGCTTTTTTGCAAAATTTATGGTGTGCAACCACCTTTGGATCTTTTAAATCCGTTACAATCGCAATAATCTCATCGCCATATTTAGGGTAACAACAATCATTCAATAACACTTGTTTGATTTCTAAAGCGTTGCTTGAACAAACGCTAAAATGCTCTAATTCCTTGCACTGCCATTGCCGATTGGGGGTTAAAAAATTCAAAACATTGGTTTTAAAACCCAAATACCTTAAACCTCGAGTCCATAAACTCATTTCTTGATATTCTAAAATCGCTTCTTCTTTTAAAGAAAACACCTTATTTTCAATTTCTTCAGTGAGTTTGGATAAATTTTCAAAGCTTTTCATCGCTTCTGTTAAGGTGGTTTCCACCCCATAATCCATTAATTTTTCTTCAAAGTTTTTATAATCTTTCAAATCCACATTTTCAAAAACAGGACGCCCGAAAAAAGTCGCTAGAATATTTATCATGCTTTTAGTGTCAATTTCTTTTAGGCGGTTTCTTCTTTGGATGCGCAAATGGTTTTTAGCCTTGGAAGTTTTAAGCTGATCCATCCAAATAAAACGAGGCGTTACTTTATCGCCTTTCACGATCTTAACCACATCCCCACTCCTTAATTCTTGATTGAGTAAGGCTTCTTTGTTATTGACATAAGCGTTTGCGGCTTTATCGCCCAAATCGCTATGCACCATGTAAGCAAAATCTAAAACGATCGCCCCTACCGGTAAGGTGTAAGTGTCCCCATGGGGCGAAAAAACGACAATATCTTCACGATACAAATCGTTTTTAGCGAGTTCGTAAAATTCTTTGGGGTCGTTTTTCAAATCGCTGTCATGGTATTTGAAATTTTGCAACCACCTCATGCCCCCATGATGATCTTCATTATCCACGCCCCCAGCTTTATATTTCCAGTGGGCTGAATCGCCATACTCCGCTCCCATGTGCATATCAAAGGTGCGGATTTGCACTTCATAGATAGAAGATTCATCAAAAATGGTCGTGTGTATCGTTTTATAGCCATTTTCTTTGGGCAAAGCGATGTAATCTTTGAAACGAGAAACAATGGGCTTGAAATTCAAATGGATAATCCCTAAAACCTTGTAGCAATCAATGGGGTTTTTCAATAAGATCCGAATCGCTAACAAGTCCAAAATTTCATCAATATTGACCGCACCCTTTCGTTGCATCTTAAGATAGATAGAATAAGGGCGTTTCACCCTTGTAACGAGTTTGAAATCCGAATGGCTAAACCCGCTTTCAAAAAGTTTTTTTTCTAATTTGCTCGCAAAAGCGTTGAGTTTTAAGAGTAAAGACTGCTTGTTTTTGTGCAAATATTCCTTGATATTTTTGTATTCTTCCGGATAAATATAATAAAAGCTCTTATCTTCTAATTCATTTTTAATGGAAGACATGCCCAATCGGCTCGCTATGGGGGCATACACCGCTAGAGTCTCTTTAGAAATACGCACCTGCTTGTCATGGGGCAAAGCGTCTAAAGTGAGCATGTTGTGCAACCTGTCGCTGATTTTTACCACTAAGGCTCTTGGATCTTGTATCGCACTGATGAGAATCTTTCTAAAAGTGAGTGCAGAGACCACCATTCTAGGATCTTGAGAGCTCACCCCAAGCTCTTCTTTCCTGATTTCAGTGATTTTGGTGAGTGCATCCACTAAATTAGCCACATCTTGCCCGAATTCTTGTTCAATGGTTTCAATCTTGCAAGGCGTGTCTTCTACCACATCATGCAAGAGCGCGGAGCATACCATCGCTTCATCGCCTCCACAAAAAGCCACTAGGCTTGCCACACAAATGGGATGGACAATATAAGGCTCGCCGCTTTTTCGGTATTGCCCCTTATGGCTTTTGGTCGCCAAAGTTAGGGCGTTTTCAATTTTGGGCGTGAAATCAATTAAAGTCCTTAAGACTTCAATGCCACCCTTTGGGGTTTTAACTTTTTTAATAACATCCAAAATCCGTAAGAATCCGATATCAACGGATTTGTCAATTTCGTTCATCTATCCTGTCTATATCAATTTTCCCTTCAGCGATTTCTCTGATAGCAATATCCACTAATTTATGACGCTTAGGGTCCATGTTCACTAAGGTTTTAGCCCCAGCGTTCAATTGCTTCACCCGAGCGAAAACCAAATTATCCAGCATGTAGCGGTCGTTCCCAATATTTTTTAAGGCTTGAGCGACTAAACTCTCTGTTCTTTCTTTTTTCAAACCGATCCTTTTATTTTAAGTTGGTGAAACCGCCCCTTCCTAAAGCAAGAGGCTTCCTAACTAAAGCGTCCCAACGGACACTAACACGAAAGGCTTTGTTCTTTAAAGTCTGCATGGACATTTCTTGCCCCAAAAAGACTAGAGATATTTTGCTATTTTTTAGCTTAAATACAACCTAACAGCTATGCACTTACTTGCACCCTACAAGGACAGAGTTTTTCATGCGGTTAGGATAAAACATTAAATTTTAAGGGCTTATTTTACCATAGAAAATACGCCTTGTTGGTGCTTAATCACTTGCAATAAATTCCCCTTTTTGAACATGTTACACACCACAATGGGGAGTTTATTGTCTTTAGCTAAAGAAATCGCTGTGTCGTCCATCACTTCAATATCCCCTATCAAGGCATCGTTATAGCTTAAAGTGTCTAATTTTTTAGCGTCTTTAAACTTGTTAGGATCTTTATCATAAATGCCATCCACTTTAGTCGCTTTAATGATTAGATCCGATCCAATTTCAATCGCCCTTAAAGTGGCGGCTGTATCGGTAGTGAAAAACGGGTTTCCCGTGCCTGCACCAAAAATCACCACCCTACCCTTTTCTAAATGCCTGATCGCTTTTCTGTAAATATAACTTTCACAAATCTCTTTAATTTCAATCGCGCTCTGGACTCTTGTGTCTAATCCAATATGCTCTAAAGCTTCTTGCATCGCTACTGCATTGATCACAGTGGCTAACATGCCCATATAATCCCCACTCGTGCGCCTGATGATCCCCCCTTGAGCCGCGCTAACCCCCCTAATGATATTGCCTCCACCAATCACAATACCCACTTCAATATCGTTTTCCACTAAACTTCTGATCTCTTTAGCGATATGATCTAACACATGAATGTCAATCCCAAACTGGTTGTCCCCAGCTAACGCTTCCCCAGAAAATTTCACCAAAACCCGTTTGTTTTTTATCTTTGCTTGCATGATCCCTTCTTAATCAATTAATAAAACTTGCGATTGTAACCTAATCTTGCTTAAAAACGCTTAGGCTTTTGAATGCGTTTGAATAACAATTCACGATAGAACGCTTTCAAGCCCAATCGCTCTTTTTTGCCTAAAGTATAGTAAATTTTTTTTAAGTAGCTCAGAATGTCTTGGCGTTTCAAGTTGGTTTTCAAGCTCGCTTCCTTAAGGATATAGTAAGGGATTTTTGTTTTTTTGTGTTTGAACGCTAAAGACAAGCGCTTGTAAAAATCCTTGTTTTGATAATAACACAAACGCCCAAAAACAAAGGGTAAGCGTTTTTTTTCATACCAAAGAGCGGCTAAATCTATAAAATCTTTTTTAGGGTTGGAATAATAAAATTGCAGCGCTTTATTGCCGATTAAAACTTCGCCCTTTAACTCCAACACTTGAGAAAGGGCGTTTGAAGAAGCGCTCTCTTTGTCAAAAGCGTTTTTTGTATCTACAACCAGCACGCTCAAAACTTCCTTATAAGCCACAATGCCTAAAGAATAAGGATGAAGCGCGAATGAATAGCCAGCGATAGAAGAAATAAAGCCTGCATCAATACGCCTGAATAAAAAACTTTGATTGAGTTTGGAGGGGTAGGTTTTTTTAAGCCGTAAAAATTGCTTGAAATGACAAGGGGTGGGGTAGGATTTGATAAACGCATCAAAAGGGAGCATGTTCAAATAGTCAATTTTACCAAAACGCACTTAAAATCCTTTTTTGTATCGCATGGTAGCTAAAGTTTCTTACAACTTAACTAAAAGTAAAAAGAGTTTTGTTATCATGGAGTAGTTTGTAATGCATTAGTGAGTAACGCCATTTAAAAAGGAGAAATTTAATGAAAGATTTTTTAGAAGATTACAAAAAAAGCGTTTTAGAAAGAGAAAGTGAGGGCATTCCGCCACTCCCTTTAAACGCTAAACAAGTGGAAGCGGTCGTTGAGATTTTGATGAAGGATCCCGCAAACGCCGCTTTTGCTAAAGAATTACTCATTCACAGAGTGAGCCCTGGGGTTGATGAGGGGGCGAAAGTCAAAGCGGAATTTTTAGCCAAATTATCTCAAAAAAAACTAGAATGCACGTGCATTAGCGCTTTAGAAGCGACCACTCTTTTGGGCACGATGCTTGGAGGGTATAATGTAGAGCCTTTGATTATGGGTTTAGAAAGCCAAGATAAAGAAATCGCTAAAGAGAGCGCAAAAGCTTTAAAAACCACTCTTTTAGTTTATGGATCGTTTGATAAAATCGCCACAATGAGTAAAACTAACGCTTTGGCTAAAGAAGTGCTAGAGTC
This region includes:
- the fabX gene encoding decanoate oxidase/trans-2-decenoyl-[acyl-carrier protein] isomerase FabX, coding for MVSTLKPLKIGKHTIRFPIFQGGMGVGISWDELAGNVAKEGALGVISAVGTGYYKNMRFVERIVAKKPFEALNFYSKKALNEIFANARKICGNNPLGANILYAINDYGRVLRDSCEAGADIIITGAGLPTNMPEFAKDFSDVALIPIISSAKALKILCKRWSDRYKRIPDAFIVEGPLSGGHQGFKYEDCFKEEFQLENLVPKVVEASKEWGNIPIIAAGGIWDRKDIDTMLSLGASGVQMATRFLGTKECDAKAYADLLPTLKKEDILLIKSPVGYPARAINTGVIKRIEEGNAPKIACVSNCVAPCNRGEEAKKVGYCIADGLGRSYLGNREEGLYFTGANGYRVDKIISVHELIKELTEG
- the tyrS gene encoding tyrosine--tRNA ligase → MEQKISTALKEIARGANEIIGLEYIKKLVRKYYETNERFIVKAGFDPTAPDLHLGHTVLIQKLALLQQYGARVKFLIGDFTAMIGDPTGKNETRKPLNREQVLENAKTYEEQIYKILDQKHTEVCFNSTWLDHLGAKGMVELCAKFSVARMLERDDFTKRYKENRPISIVEFLYPLLQGYDSVAMDADIELGGNDQKFNLLVGRFLQRAYGLNKEQSVITMPLLEGLDGVQKMSKSLGNYVGITEEPNAMFGKLMSVSDDLMWRYYTLLSAKTLEEIEDLKHGILNQTLHPKAVKEDLASEIVARYYDNDQAIKAKEQFSKVFSANLLPEILSESDFDEGVGILDVLKQIGFCPSTSQARRDIQGGGVRINQEVIKNESYRFVKGNYVIQLGKKRFMKLNIN
- a CDS encoding RelA/SpoT family protein; amino-acid sequence: MNEIDKSVDIGFLRILDVIKKVKTPKGGIEVLRTLIDFTPKIENALTLATKSHKGQYRKSGEPYIVHPICVASLVAFCGGDEAMVCSALLHDVVEDTPCKIETIEQEFGQDVANLVDALTKITEIRKEELGVSSQDPRMVVSALTFRKILISAIQDPRALVVKISDRLHNMLTLDALPHDKQVRISKETLAVYAPIASRLGMSSIKNELEDKSFYYIYPEEYKNIKEYLHKNKQSLLLKLNAFASKLEKKLFESGFSHSDFKLVTRVKRPYSIYLKMQRKGAVNIDEILDLLAIRILLKNPIDCYKVLGIIHLNFKPIVSRFKDYIALPKENGYKTIHTTIFDESSIYEVQIRTFDMHMGAEYGDSAHWKYKAGGVDNEDHHGGMRWLQNFKYHDSDLKNDPKEFYELAKNDLYREDIVVFSPHGDTYTLPVGAIVLDFAYMVHSDLGDKAANAYVNNKEALLNQELRSGDVVKIVKGDKVTPRFIWMDQLKTSKAKNHLRIQRRNRLKEIDTKSMINILATFFGRPVFENVDLKDYKNFEEKLMDYGVETTLTEAMKSFENLSKLTEEIENKVFSLKEEAILEYQEMSLWTRGLRYLGFKTNVLNFLTPNRQWQCKELEHFSVCSSNALEIKQVLLNDCCYPKYGDEIIAIVTDLKDPKVVAHHKFCKKAMVEVDAKVPMVYIEWHKRDRTIYKMMFYLGEKKSVLAGLLTFLNRNECNIVGVSYLGYKDKYSSHCEVSFEVATDKSDWIRALINRKYQDRIVELSSLGDAYEL
- the pyrH gene encoding UMP kinase — encoded protein: MQAKIKNKRVLVKFSGEALAGDNQFGIDIHVLDHIAKEIRSLVENDIEVGIVIGGGNIIRGVSAAQGGIIRRTSGDYMGMLATVINAVAMQEALEHIGLDTRVQSAIEIKEICESYIYRKAIRHLEKGRVVIFGAGTGNPFFTTDTAATLRAIEIGSDLIIKATKVDGIYDKDPNKFKDAKKLDTLSYNDALIGDIEVMDDTAISLAKDNKLPIVVCNMFKKGNLLQVIKHQQGVFSMVK
- a CDS encoding DNA-directed RNA polymerase subunit omega is translated as MKKERTESLVAQALKNIGNDRYMLDNLVFARVKQLNAGAKTLVNMDPKRHKLVDIAIREIAEGKIDIDRIDERN
- a CDS encoding MqnA/MqnD/SBP family protein; amino-acid sequence: MRFGKIDYLNMLPFDAFIKSYPTPCHFKQFLRLKKTYPSKLNQSFLFRRIDAGFISSIAGYSFALHPYSLGIVAYKEVLSVLVVDTKNAFDKESASSNALSQVLELKGEVLIGNKALQFYYSNPKKDFIDLAALWYEKKRLPFVFGRLCYYQNKDFYKRLSLAFKHKKTKIPYYILKEASLKTNLKRQDILSYLKKIYYTLGKKERLGLKAFYRELLFKRIQKPKRF